From one Trachemys scripta elegans isolate TJP31775 chromosome 14, CAS_Tse_1.0, whole genome shotgun sequence genomic stretch:
- the LOC117886979 gene encoding zinc finger protein 436-like, with protein sequence MQENYETVTSLEGAGMVSEKENPQREDVEDLDLQGTVLGRSEGDFYENRKPGKACGNQRRSERPLGYDPGKKTCEPINDGGDCKDLEESTAQQRIPTEERKNTCSECGKSFSRSSHLISHQRIHTGEKPYKCLVCGKGFNQSSNLISHQRIHTGEKPYKCLNCGKGFNQSCHLIRHERTHTGEKPYKCLECGKSFIQSSDLISHQRTHTGERPFKCLDCGESFDWNMQLVRHQMHHTGEKPYKCLDCGKGFSDSSALITHQRLHTGERPYKCLDCGRRFNRSSHLTRHKRTHSGDKPYKCLECGKSFNQSSYLISHQRTHTGEKPYKCLECGKRFSWSSDLISHQRTHTGERPYKCLDCGKSFSDNSALIKHQRIHTGERPYKCLDCGKTFNQSSTHIRHQRIHTGEKP encoded by the coding sequence AGGGTGctgggatggtgagtgagaaGGAGAATCCACAGCGGGAAGATGTTGAGGACCTGGATCTGCAGGGAACAGTATTGGGAAGATCTGAGGGGGATTTTTATGAGAATCGTAAACCAGGAAAAGCCTGTGGAAATCAGCGCAGGTCAGAGAGGCCGCTGGGATATGACCCAGGGAAGAAAACGTGTGAACCCATAAATGATGGTGGAGATTGCAAGGACCTTGAGGAAAGCACAGCCCAGCAGAGAATCCCcacagaagagagaaaaaacacatgcagcgagtgtgggaaaagcttcagtcgaaGTTCACATCTTATTtcccatcagaggatccacacgggagagaaaccctacaaGTGCCTTGTCTGTGGGAAAGGTTTCAATCAGAGCTCAAACCTTATTtcccatcagaggatccacacgggagagaaaccctataagtGCCTTAATTGTGGGAAAGGTTTCAATCAAAGTTGCCATCTTATTAGGCACGAGAGAACCCACACAGgtgagaaaccctataaatgcctggagtgcgggaaaagcttcattcAGAGCTCGGATCTTATTTCACACCAGAGAACCCACACGGGAGAAAGACCCTTTAAATGCCTGGACTGTGGGGAAAGTTTTGATTGGAACATGCAGCTTGTTAGACATCAGATGCaccacacgggagagaaaccctacaaaTGCTTGGATTGTGGCAAGGGGTTTAGTGACAGTTCAGCCCTTATTACTCACCAGCGACtgcacacgggagagagaccctataaatgcctcgATTGCGGGAGAAGATTCAATCGGAGCTCACACCTGACTCGACACAAGAGGACCCATTCTGGAGACAAACCCTATAAATGCctggagtgtgggaaaagtttcaatcAGAGCTCATACCTTATTTCACATCAGCGAACGcatacaggagagaaaccctataaatgcctcgAGTGTGGGAAAAGATTCAGTTGGAGCTCAGATCTGATTTCCCATCAAAGAACTCACACAGGCGAGAGACCTTATAAGtgcctggactgtgggaaaagctttagtGACAACTCAGCccttattaaacatcagagaatccatacaggagagagaccctataaatgcctcgactgtgggaaaactttcaaTCAGAGCTCCACCCATATtcgacatcagagaatccacactggagaaAAACCTTGA